In the genome of Torulaspora globosa chromosome 2, complete sequence, the window GATGGCTACCAAGCTTCGCGAGGCTCGGACCTAATACGATTCTGATCTTCCTCGCGGTCGAGCAACTGCGGAAATACAGGGTCGGCATGAGCGGTTAGTTCAACACGCCGTGTATCTTTCGCAGCACGTCGTCTGCACTTTCTTTCATCCAGTCTACGTCGTTCAGGATTCGGTCGATGCCAGCATCTCCCTTCGCGCCGTTGTTCTCCCGCGCAAGCTTGACTCGGGCGCGCTGGTCGTCGTGCTGGCAGACAAGACCGCTGGTCTCGAGCAACAGCTGGGCGTTCCACTCGAACGGCACGTAGTATAACACGCGGTTCAGCGTCTCGTAGTATATAACGTGTTCGTACAGCGACCATATTAATAGACAACTAGACTTCAGGATCTTCAGCGCCATGTCATCTCGGTTCCTGTAGGCGTCCAGATCGCTCTCGACAATATCAATGAGACATCTGCTGCTCAGTCGACACCTGTGTTTACCAACAACAGGCCCCGCCAGCTTCAATGCATAGCCATTCTCGTTTTCGTCATACCCGGAGACAAGATGATATTCAGCTTGGCATGAATACGCAGCTTCCATCTGTCTGTCCCCCACCTCCACGTAAACTTGCTGGTTGAATCCGTTCATTCGTTGATCATCCAAATCGCATGCAAAATGGTTGTTAATGCACAGCAGCTTGTTAAGGCTCAGTAATTGCGCGAACAGTAGTTCCAGAAACGACGGCCTTTCAGTGCCAGAAAAATCCATAGCCAGAACATTCCCTACCCGCTTGCATATTCTATGTAGGACCGACTTTGAGAAATTACCAAGCGGCCAAGCCCGCCTTTCCACTAGATACTGGTCGATATTCACTAAGCAAATGAAGCTGCTCAAAAGATCATCCTTCTCATAAACATCATTCAGCATGACTTCAAGCACCACTTCATCAACACTTCGCCCCTCTTCGCCCGATGCCCTGCTCTCCACCAAATTCAATAATCGAATATAAAAATTAACCCACTTTACTTCCCAGTTCTTATCGAAgtttatcttcttcctcagcgaCTCAAGGATACGAATGTACCTGTCCATAAAGCAGGCCATAAAATGCTGCGGACCATACAGCACAACATGCAGAAATAAATAAACTGTGAAATGCTTGATAAACATCTCACTGTGAAAATGCCAGCCGTACGAGTCGCCAATGACCAATTTCGCCAGCAGCGATTTGCTCAGAAATTTTGAACCAGCTGTCCCGTTCTTCGACGCTCCATCACAATAACTATCCACAACATGATTGTAAATTTTCAAGTAATCTAAACCAGGAATATCAAAATAAAAGTTCAATATGCAAATCAACAACAGCAATTGATTATTCTCCACCATAGACTCTAAACTGAACTGCGAAATAAACAAATCCAGTTCCCTTCCCTCGATATCTCGCACGTTTTCCCACGTCACATAGATCTCTAGAGACTTCGAGATCAACTTCCTAAAATGCTCAAAAGACTCCTCTAACAGTCTCAAATCAATTTTGTAGTTATTGACATAGAATGATCCagcatcttcatcaataaCAAATAAATAAAACTTATCaagaatcttcaaaatccttGTCGGACTGTCCAGTTTCCTCACCTGCATATCACTTCTCCCCACATGTGCATCCTCCAAAAGCCTATCATAGACGGCACATAGCGAAGAGATCCGTTCCTTCGCATATTTAATATTATCAAACAGCACCTTCATCTCTTGCGATCTCTGCGGCGGGTTCACATAATCGACATGGCACTCGACTCCTTTCTTAACACAGCTCGAACAAGGCTCAGGCCTTCTAATGAAAGAATCACACTTGATCTTATTTTTTCGACATCTAGCACAGGATCTCAGAGGCTTTTTCTCAGAAGGAACTACCATCTAGTATCCAATCCAAACCCACTCAACGTTATCTCAcctttccaaattttccaagtgCAGAATCCACTGCAATCCAACCAGATCAATATTATATACCTgcttgccaagaaataatcTCTCAGACGCTTCTTATATGACGACATTTTTAGTATGGAGTAGCTCGGAAAAATCGATTATAACAATTCTGATAGGATTTTAACAAGATGAGCACTAAAACATGGTCTGTTCACGACTCATGGCGAGAAATAAGACACTGATAACAGACGATGTCAAGGGTAGCCCAGCTGGACTCGACTGCCTTAGATCAGGAACTGCATAGCCTGTTCAGAACCGAATTGTCGCAGAATCTGGATATACATAAGAACGAGGAAGAGTGGCATTTCGTTCTGGACACTTTGgtgttcttctttggctccaagttcttccaaaaaGCACACCAAACCAAGACTTATGGGTCGGAATTGAGCGGGGTGACATACAACTGCAAAAGACGCACTCTGTACATTGTTGCTATTTTATCCAGCTATCTGGGGTCCAAGATATCAAAGAAGGTGTATTCGACAACGGATGGTACGGTGTGGAGCCGCCTCAAACCACTGTACGTGTATCTGAGCCACTTCTACTCGGCAGCCGACTTGGTTAATTTCGCCTGTTTCCTGCTATCAACAGGCCAAAGCGACTTTAAATATCTCACCCCGATTCATCGGCTTCTCGGGGcgtcttcatcaactgACACATACAATCCGGTCAGCTTCTATCACAACACAGTGTATGCCGGAATAGAGTTCCAAAACAGACAGCTGTTATGGAATGCTATTCTAGAGTTTTTCAACGCTACGCTCCTTAACAACGCCAGATGGCTCAATGGCAGGCGACAGCGTCCTTCTACGACAAAAATGTCCGCGCAACTCCCAGAAATATGCGCAAGATGTCAAGAGCTTCCCACAAATCCCTTCCAAATCCAGTGCTGCCAGGCCAATTATTGCTATGTTTGTGTCATCAGAGCTATAGATTCCAAGTGCTGCGATAATTGCAGCTCCTCGACCAATTTACGAGCAGAGCCAATCTACTAActgcttcatcaatagcCAACCACCTATTTAATGGATTTACTGTCACTTACTATATATGTCACATGACAGAAGCTTACACAGTGAGATTAAAAAATCTGTTAGTATACGTTGAATTACTAGAACAACTCCGATCCAAAGGTCAAATAGGAGGGCCTTTAAGCTCTCATTTAGCTCTTCATTTGGTGGCAATGCTGCCGAGATTCTTAACATGTCATTCCCTTCACAATACTTTGCATCGTTCGTTATACAGTACTACGTTAGTAAAGGTACCGAGAACCAGATCATTCAGCGACTCAACAGATCATTCTGCAGAGAAAGTATTGGGTATAATACAGAATTCGAAAAAACTCGTCAATAATGAAAAGCCTGCATTCAGAGACTACTGGAAATTCGTGTCGACCACTAAAAACACCGCGAATTCGGTTCTGCGCAGAATACCAATTGACTCCATAGCTCAGTTTGTTAACGCAAATAAGCTCAATTCTTCAACCGTAAGGGGATTTTATAGACGAGAAATGATTTACAACCTCCACTGCGACTTTCAAAAAATCCAAGAACTAGCTGAAAAACTGCATATCGACCCAGAGTTAATCAAGTCGAAAACGGACATTCTAGCCTTTTGCATAAATGACTCGATAAAGACTAAGGACATTATGATCGCCGTTGAAGTATATCTTCTTTACTACAAGCTGTATGAAACAGAGCCTCTAAACAACGATCTGTGCCAATCAATAATCTCGGCCTTGGCATTTGAAAACCCCCGCTACGACCACATACAtttgctgaaatttttggAGTTGGACCATTTGCATGAAATCAGAAACACTAAGATGACCTTAACGCGGACTCAAATTGCAACTATATGTAATAAGGCGCTGGCATTAGAGCACTCGCCTATTTTAACAAAAAGCGTTTTGGACAGAGCTATGAACATAGAGCTAACGCCTATTTCTGATTTCAGAAACGATAAAATAATTGCGGCTTATCATCTAATAGAGAGAGATTATGCAATAAACAATGCGGCAGGTGTCTTTCTCACCTGGACCACTATCAAGAATTACTATACATCAGTGGAAAAGCATGACCCGCGGATTATTTACAAGTTGATCAACATTTTCACTCACCACAAAGCCTACAGAAAGGCTTGCAAGGAGTTAGTCGCGAGTCTGAGTCCTTATTTTTATTCCAATAATGCACTTTTACTGCCATCCTTAATCGATTACGCTACCAAGACGAATAATTTATCCTTAGCAAGGGAACTCATGAATAACGTTAACAAGTTTCTGGATAAAAATAATACACAGGTTGTTTTGTTTAGCAAACGATGTCTTTCATCGATGTTACGGATGCACCTAAAATTCAAAGATTCAAACGGTGTGGACCGAGTCCTGAAATATATACAAGAATCATTTGGAAAACCTTCAGAAGAGaatctttcttcgatagTATCTCATTTGGTAGAGATCAAATCATTCGACAACTTGAAAAAAGCTGTACAATTAGTGGACAGCTTTCCTACCAAGAGAGCTCTTTTAGCTTATGCCTCAATCATCAATAAAATCGTCGAATGGCAAATCGCTTCGGATGACAGATTTACCGCAGCATCGTTACCAGTAGTAGATAAACTGCTTCGCAGAGCCCATATTCAAGATCCCAATCACAAGAGCTCACTTTGGAATATCATCGCATCACTATTCATTAAAAAGATAGTACATCATCGAAATTTCCAACGAAAAACATTCAGTTCCAACCTCTACTCCAAGGGAAAAAAATTGGACACTGCAAATTTGGACCTTGCTAAACTACTGTACCTACGGAGCAAGAAAACCCAGAGGGACTCCAGCATGATTGACGTCAATCCATTCATAAGATCGAGTCCGCATAAAATCGTCTTAAAAATTACAGATGGCAATAGATTCGTCATACTTAGAAATATTGCATTGAATGCTATCAAGGGAAGACgcaaagatatctttcttTGGTGCTGTTCAGAACTATATCAACATGGTATGCCCGTGAAGGAATTACTACTCGATTGGAACATGATGCTTGACCACCAGATGAGACGAGCGAGCTTTCCTGAGAGAAAGCAAATAGATGAGAAACTCTCAATCGGAAAACTGGCCTTCATAAGTAAAAACTTGAAATAAAAGTCATCCTGCACCACCAGCTTTATAGATAGTGTAGTCGCATAAgttttcaaatcatcaCTTCCCTGGGCCAGGCAATCCCAGAACTTCTTTTGGTGGAGGAAGAGCCTTTTGAAACTCTCTGACAGTAATTTGGCAATTcacttctttgcaaagttCCTTCCTTTTATTCGGTGGTACCTTTTGCAAAAATTGGAGGCCTGAACTTCTCTCCAAAGCATCAATTGGCACCTGAAAATCCGTCAATTTGGTCTCATTAGGGATGACATCGTTAGGAAGGACGAAAGCCGCCACAGATATGTTATCAGTGTTTAAATTCCCAACCGGCTTTTCCACTACGATTAGCTTAAAGAAATGCGTGGGAACTGCAATGTTAGGTGGATTTCCAATTACTTCGTAGCAGACTTTGGTCTTCCCATCTACAGGATCCACTTTTGGTAAATAAAGAGGGCCTGTAACGACTCTCACGCTAGTATACTTCTTGGTCAATTGCCTACAAAAGTATTCCAGGTGCGCCCAATAGTCCCTGTTGAATCCATCTCCGACTTGGGGACTAATATTAGTCAAGAAAAAGGTCTCATCCATAGCCTTTTGAGTAAACTTGGCATTCGCAGCGGGAGCTTGGTGACCTCTATCGTATCCAGACCTAAAGTAATCTTTCAACTTCCCGCGAAATATCTCTGGAATTGCTTCATCCTCCTTAAAGAACGAAAACTTTCTGTCAGCATTCCTTGCAGCCAGTGATTCACTTGTTATATGTTCCACAACCCAGTACGGATTTCTTGTCTGTCTGTTGTAGCAAGAAACAAACTCATCTCTGCCCTGTAGATCATGGATTGGCCCTGGAAAGCCGTATTGAAAGAAACCAGAGGGATTCACACTTGATCCAACCAAACTAACGCTTCCATCTGGGCGACTGGGTGCAGGTTCTAGCTTCGATGGAACCGTCTGATCGCCAGCTGGGGCCTTCGATGATCTACCAAATAAATAATTGGCAATCCCACCACCGACTGCAGCACTGCCAAGAACAGTCGCTATATTTTTGTAACTCATAAATATAATATGCTAAGTAGATCGAAGACTATGTCGGATTGATGATTTACAGATGAGGTGAGTTCAAGACTTTTCAAGCGAGATTTATTACGCGGGCTATCTCTTATAAAAGTTGAAATCTCAATTATAATGCACATTGAAAAATCCCAGCTTCGTTAGCACACTAACAGTTGATAACTCTTGGGATCCTCAACGCCCGTATTTATGTAAAAAATCTTCCTTTATGTAAAAAATCTTCCTTCGGCAAACTCCTTTGCTGCCTTGATGTACTCCCGGCAATCGACCACCCGGTACGACCGAACCACAGTCGCTATGGAATGTATCGCTGATTGATACCAAACCAAAAGCAGAGACTTGGCATCAGACTCAGTTCGGACTTGCCTCGAGTCTTCGAGTGACATGTCAGCTAAAGGTCTTGATTACCATTTTTTGTCCTACGCCATGAAAACGTCTGTGGGTTCAATACCCACATTGGCATCAAACGAAGTTTTTCAACAATAGATCGGCTTTTCGTCCTGAGGGGCCGCTGCTACCAAATTCTGGGGATTTCTCTATGATGTGCTCGATGCGAGCTCTTTGCTTTTCGTCTAGAAGGCTGCTAGACGcaatcttgaagctttcctTGTCCATGGCTATGAGTGTCATCATTCTGCCTCCGACTCTCTCATCTGGCACTCCATCCTTTCCGCAGTATAAGAGCTCCAATGACAGTATTACAGCCATGGCTGTTGGTGCTGACTTTGGTTCAGTGTCCAGAACTCGCTTGACAAAATGTTGAACAAACTCAAACATCAGATCTACAGTCTGGGTGTCCTCTCTGCCAATGGATTTGAAAATCTCCAGGATCAGGTTTCTAATGATGTATCGGCAGGCGTGCTGACTCATTCCTTTGTTAACAAGTGACCTCAAGCCATGCATAGTTATTGCTTGAGTGTCGGAACTGCGCAGGCCCGATagaatcaaagaaatgaaCCTATTCAAATCACTTTCAGTGAAATAAGGATAGTTATTTGCTAGCAGGATAAAGCAGATCGCCAATTGATTAGTTAACTGTACCTGGTCAAACAAAGCTTTTTTTATCGATTCGAAAAAAGTCTGCATCAAACAACTATTCAGGCTTCCAGATAGTAGGTTTCGTGAGACGGACTTTAAAAGGGGTAAAACGATGGGAATCACCTCTTCCCGGGCGTCTGATTCAAAGATTTCCCCGATCATGAACAGCAAACAGGAGTACAAGtcgactttgaagaggtcGTCAAATTTACCCACATTTGATTCTAGGGCTGAGAAGGATGCGCGCAGCAAACGAacttcatcttctgctAAGCCTGCTGTTCTCGATACTTCATTCTCCAAACTGCTATACTTAATaaaaggaagaagctgtGCAATGGGCTTTATGAGAAGCCTCAGTAATTCGTACAGCTTGTCGATGCCTTGCAAAAAAGTGTCATGAGTGTCATTCTTCTTAACATATCTCATGATCAAATCATTGATTATCCGAACAAGCATCAGCTTTTCCTGATTATTTCCCATTGTCATGATTCGATCTAGGACGCCCACTATTTCCTCGTTTGTGCCGTCTTCGAACAGGAGATCCAGTGGAACACAACACATCAGCAAGCTATGCAACGCAGGTaaaatcttcatcaacacTTCATGATCGTCTAAAGATTTGACGACTATTTCCATGCATTGTATAAACAGAATTAACATGAAGCTTTCTGTCTCTGTTTTGCTCAAGCGCTGTAAAACCACGTCAGGATTTGCTTCAAGTACACAGCTTAATGCCACAACCATATTCAGCCAGGCGCCTTCAAAAAGCTCCAGTTTacttttctcaaaaaaaGACTCCTTGATATGCCCTCCGGTTAATTCATCTGTCTGCTTGCCCTCATATTTTACCATCGCATACTCTCTCAACGATATGATCCAAAGAGGCACTAATATATCCCAATAGTTCTCTGTGAACTCTCTGAGATTCAATTCATCAGTATTAACAGACTTTTCTGTCAACTCAGCCCAGGCGCTTAGGACTGAGAGctcaatttttttcttaGACTTTTGGGTCTCGATCAGCACATCTCCCAGTCTCACAGATGATTTGTTCTCATTAAAAATGCCAAGACAGTCGATGAGCAATTGAGAGACTCTATGCATTTCTTGTACCGTAGATATGCCGGAAGTGAGAATTTCCGCTGAAAGGTCTATGGCAGATACCACAATGTCAGGCGGAGTACCTGAGTTAAATGCGGGCATCATTGCGCTCACAATTTGGGCCTCCTGCTGCTGTAGCTCTGAGGGTCCGCTCTCACTGCTTCGTAAAGACGAGTTAGCTTTCAAAACTAGCCTCAGGATGTCCAATCCTAAAGATTTCACTGATGCTACACTGCTGGTAGAAGCCTGAAAAGCCAGTTTAATCAATTCTGGAATTTTTCGACTTAACAGTACGGATTTGCCCTCTCTTCGGGCAGAAGCTAAACATAAATGCTTCACCATTTTAAGTATCAGCAATCTTGCACGCCACGGAAGCAAATCAGAATTTTGCGAGCCGTCAAAATCAGCTAATTCGGCCTGCGCAATGGatttctcttcctcagaaGGAATTTCCTCGTCACCCTCTTTTTTAAACcttatcttcttcagtaaACCATTCAAGGTTCGGTAATAACTAAAGAAGAGTCGCCACTTGCTAATATGGAAAATCACGTAGAGTTTATCAAACCActtgatctcatcttctggGGATTGACCCATCCAGGTGAAAAGATAATTTTGGAGCTCTTTCGATGAAGGGGATAAAAAAAGCCATCTCCAACTGGAGTTCTCAAGATCCTGAGCGAATAGATGTCCCTTCTGAAGTTTCGTTagcaagcagaagagatcaaaacATTTCATGACGCTCAGGGAGCTGAATGAGTTGGGAATATttccatttttcaccaTAAAATGGCAGTTACAGCAAGCCGAGGAAAACCCGACGAGGATGGCGCCGTTCACAATTGATTCGGCCAGCTTTATAAAGATTCTATCATCCAAGCTGTTCtgattcttgaagattgcCAAATTCGCGTAAATTTCTAGTGCTAACAATTGGTGTGCCGTAGAATTGGAGATCGCAAGCCCATAAATCAAATATTTGAACCTTTCGCATACGTTAGCAGGGAGTTCTGAGATGTAAGCACCAATCGCCTCGCTCAAACTTTGGAGAATTAGTCCAACAGTCAAATGTGAATCGGTTTCCAGACAGTAGTTGTATCTAAGTACTGATGATCCATACATCCCATACGATGGATTGGTGGAGATATCTTCTAAACACCCAAGTAGGGTGGAAGCTGTTGTGTGGTCTATCGCAGCATGCTTATCTATGAGCAAGTGCATTGCCTTTAGAGACCAACAATGAACGACAGGATGAGGATCGCTGATGAGACTTAAAATGACATCAAATATTCTGCAAAAGGGCGCATCTGCTGGACGATACCTATATATATTGACCAAAGATAACGCTCGGAGCACCCGTGTGAAAGGTTCATCTACTTTTATCAGTCCGTCTATTAGAATATCGACCCGTTCGGTAACCATGTCTTTTCCTGCTCTATCTTCATCGCTGTTTCGATTAATAATACCACAAACAAGTCCTATACATTTGGCCTTCATCTCCGTCAACAAATGGTCATtatcaaatttgatcttATCCACCGATTTTAATAGCAGTTCGCCAACAGAGTGCTCTAAAGTAATCCCTTCTTCATGCATAACTTCAAGGGCTTTGTTTATAGATACCAGCGTGTTAGCAGCAATAGCGACGTTTCGTAAAGTTGAAGTGGTTCTGCAAAACATTGAGGAATTCAGAGTTTCAATGATGGAGTATTTTATCTTGTCATTCAGGAACGGAAACTTTAACGAAAAAACCTCCATCGATGCATCAATCAACGCAGTTGTGATCTTGGGGCTGCATTTGTCCGATGACGAGTATCCTCCAGCGCAATAAAGCGTTAGCAGATAATCTTGAGAAAGTGCACAGGAAATTGGCTTTGTAATCTCATTCTCAAATTCGAAATTCCAACTCCATTGTTTGGATTCAAAACTCAAATGCTGCCTGAGCTCGCCGTGATCTTTTACATAAAGCTCTGAAACGTTTGCTCCTGAAAGCCTGCTTGAAAGCCCGTAGGCAAAACCGTCGTCTTGGCGTAACAGAGTGACTACCGATGGTTCTCCAAAATTTGGTGTTTGCTCTGAGCTTGATTTCTTCCCATCTGCAACAGAGGTCAGCGATTCAATTAGAGAGTGAGTACCTTCGCTGTAAAGATTGGGATCTGAAAAGTTTTTCATGATTAAAATTAACAAAGAGCTATTAAAGTCATCTTTGATGTATTTGTGAAGCCGGAGATGGATCTGCAGTAGTCTTAGTTCATTTGTGAGCAGCGCTTTGTCGATTTTAtcagatttttcaattaTGGCATGATTAAAGCTGGAACATTTGGTCAATAAGTAAGAAACTTGTTTTGCAACAGCCTTGTTTCCAATGCTATCATTACCCAAGAAAGCCAATAGACATGTCAGAGCATGATTCCTTATCTCTAGATTTCTGTACAAGTCGTCTTCATGACGGGAACTGTAGTTGTGCGTGAGCAGCACcttccaaaagagaaaaagctgTGAGGACTGCATCTGCAAATATCGATCATCCTTGTAGTTCATACATCCTATTAACAGAATCCAGCAAAGTAGATTTTTGGAATAGAGAGGTGTGgttgtcgtcgtcgtaTGGTTTTTGATGAAGGAGGTAGCAAATACAGTAATCCTCATAATTAGCTCGAATGAAACATAGTCCTTATCAGCACAGGCAATCAAATTGGCAATGACTAGAGCATGACCATGATTCGCAGTATAGAGAAAATTATCATCCTGCTTGAAATTCTTTGAAAGGGCATTCAAGGATCCTTCTATTGTTCCACTCAGATATTGTGGGAAGTTAGATAAGAAAAGCTTGAGGACCGCACTGGCGTGTATCCGAAGAGTGAAATTATCGCAAATGCTCAACCTTATGAGAGTCTTCTTAACCTCGTCAACAAGGTGCTTTTCGTTACCAAAGCAGGACGAAAGTTCagacagcagcagctgtGCCAGGTCTAAGAGGGCTAAATTGAGCCACAGATTTTCAGGATCGCTGTTTATTGTGTAGTCGCTAGTTGTGTCAGCCGCACTCTGGCTGGGGCTCAGCAGTTGTAAAACGATTAGATTCTTGGAGGACTCTTCTATCTTGGGTAACAACAGCGTATGCATATAAACAAAATACCGTAAACTCCTCGACATCGAATCTACCCTATGATTGGAGGTACATGAAGGACTGAATATAGAGCTTGCTAAAGTCCTGACAATCTCCAAATATTGGGAGCCTTCGAAAAAGCTTATGTCGGCTGACAAGCATAATCCAAGGAAGTGCACAATCGACTCAAAAGTCCCAGCTTGAGCATCTCGAGTGACTGATCGCTCAAATAACGTTGCGTAGAACTGAAGAATTTGCTCAATACCTAAAACCtctgatatcttgaaatAATCAAACATAACCTCGGCTAGTGTCCTCGCGACGACATGGCGTGAGAAGTCATTGACGAATCCCAGCGGCCCTAGTTCGCCTTCAGAGTAGTTGGCTAGTATGGCATTTTCCAAGTTATGCTTATTGTCCTTCACAAAAGATTCTCGCCGAAAGTGGTACGACCAGATTTCCATTATGGCTGAAACCATGTCAGTTGAAAACTCCTGTCTATCCGAGCATATAGCTTCAAAGACTTTCTTGGACAGCTTGGAAAACTTGGGAAAATATTCATGGTAAAAGGAAGAACCGCCCACGTTCTTTAAAATTGCCTTAAGGAGCTGCATTAGAGAAGTAGCGAAAGTTGCATGAGCATACTTACTTTTCTCCAttatcttcttgagattTTTAAAGATAATTCCAAAAAGAAGCGGAGCCAAGGAAGATAACTGCTGATTAAACGTTTCATAGAACTGTATCAGGGCGATACATGCCATTTCCTTGGCAGCCGATCGAATATAGCTGCGCTTCTTGCTTgacttctttttcttcttctctgttACTTCGATTGTAACGTCATCTTCCGCTAAAACTGTTGCTAACAATTCTGCTGAGTCATAAATTCTGCCAGGTCTAACCTTCTCCAGTCGCGTCAGATACAGTCCGTATAAATGAGAGAGAGCTTGGAAGACATAGTACGAATCTAGTTGTTCGTCCTCTGGTAGGCCCGCATTGTACCTTATAAAGGCATCGATTTCAGCACAAACGCCCAAAAATTCTTCGCAACGGctatcatcatctttcaaagcctcTTCTGCGTTCACTTCTTCCAATTTTAAGGCGAcccaagaaagaagagcGTGTTTCTTGTTAACTGACGACTCGATTCTTTCAACCAACTTAGCTTCACTCATCCGTCATAAGTTAGGAGAAGAGTAACCAGAAAAGCAGATAATGGTGTCAACTTCTGCACCCGTAacaccagcagcagttcttgaacaatGACCGCCGTTTTCTATCAAGTCAACGCGAGGTCCACTTTCTAAGGCTACATAGAGATAATCGAAATAATGTTGGCAAGAATTTTATCACTTTCAAAGATAGGTCTAGGACCTGACACCTGGCCt includes:
- the LAA1 gene encoding AP-1 complex accessory protein LAA1 (ancestral locus Anc_1.127) → MSEAKLVERIESSVNKKHALLSWVALKLEEVNAEEALKDDDSRCEEFLGVCAEIDAFIRYNAGLPEDEQLDSYYVFQALSHLYGLYLTRLEKVRPGRIYDSAELLATVLAEDDVTIEVTEKKKKKSSKKRSYIRSAAKEMACIALIQFYETFNQQLSSLAPLLFGIIFKNLKKIMEKSKYAHATFATSLMQLLKAILKNVGGSSFYHEYFPKFSKLSKKVFEAICSDRQEFSTDMVSAIMEIWSYHFRRESFVKDNKHNLENAILANYSEGELGPLGFVNDFSRHVVARTLAEVMFDYFKISEVLGIEQILQFYATLFERSVTRDAQAGTFESIVHFLGLCLSADISFFEGSQYLEIVRTLASSIFSPSCTSNHRVDSMSRSLRYFVYMHTLLLPKIEESSKNLIVLQLLSPSQSAADTTSDYTINSDPENLWLNLALLDLAQLLLSELSSCFGNEKHLVDEVKKTLIRLSICDNFTLRIHASAVLKLFLSNFPQYLSGTIEGSLNALSKNFKQDDNFLYTANHGHALVIANLIACADKDYVSFELIMRITVFATSFIKNHTTTTTTPLYSKNLLCWILLIGCMNYKDDRYLQMQSSQLFLFWKVLLTHNYSSRHEDDLYRNLEIRNHALTCLLAFLGNDSIGNKAVAKQVSYLLTKCSSFNHAIIEKSDKIDKALLTNELRLLQIHLRLHKYIKDDFNSSLLILIMKNFSDPNLYSEGTHSLIESLTSVADGKKSSSEQTPNFGEPSVVTLLRQDDGFAYGLSSRLSGANVSELYVKDHGELRQHLSFESKQWSWNFEFENEITKPISCALSQDYLLTLYCAGGYSSSDKCSPKITTALIDASMEVFSLKFPFLNDKIKYSIIETLNSSMFCRTTSTLRNVAIAANTLVSINKALEVMHEEGITLEHSVGELLLKSVDKIKFDNDHLLTEMKAKCIGLVCGIINRNSDEDRAGKDMVTERVDILIDGLIKVDEPFTRVLRALSLVNIYRYRPADAPFCRIFDVILSLISDPHPVVHCWSLKAMHLLIDKHAAIDHTTASTLLGCLEDISTNPSYGMYGSSVLRYNYCLETDSHLTVGLILQSLSEAIGAYISELPANVCERFKYLIYGLAISNSTAHQLLALEIYANLAIFKNQNSLDDRIFIKLAESIVNGAILVGFSSACCNCHFMVKNGNIPNSFSSLSVMKCFDLFCLLTKLQKGHLFAQDLENSSWRWLFLSPSSKELQNYLFTWMGQSPEDEIKWFDKLYVIFHISKWRLFFSYYRTLNGLLKKIRFKKEGDEEIPSEEEKSIAQAELADFDGSQNSDLLPWRARLLILKMVKHLCLASARREGKSVLLSRKIPELIKLAFQASTSSVASVKSLGLDILRLVLKANSSLRSSESGPSELQQQEAQIVSAMMPAFNSGTPPDIVVSAIDLSAEILTSGISTVQEMHRVSQLLIDCLGIFNENKSSVRLGDVLIETQKSKKKIELSVLSAWAELTEKSVNTDELNLREFTENYWDILVPLWIISLREYAMVKYEGKQTDELTGGHIKESFFEKSKLELFEGAWLNMVVALSCVLEANPDVVLQRLSKTETESFMLILFIQCMEIVVKSLDDHEVLMKILPALHSLLMCCVPLDLLFEDGTNEEIVGVLDRIMTMGNNQEKLMLVRIINDLIMRYVKKNDTHDTFLQGIDKLYELLRLLIKPIAQLLPFIKYSSLENEVSRTAGLAEDEVRLLRASFSALESNVGKFDDLFKVDLYSCLLFMIGEIFESDAREEVIPIVLPLLKSVSRNLLSGSLNSCLMQTFFESIKKALFDQVQLTNQLAICFILLANNYPYFTESDLNRFISLILSGLRSSDTQAITMHGLRSLVNKGMSQHACRYIIRNLILEIFKSIGREDTQTVDLMFEFVQHFVKRVLDTEPKSAPTAMAVILSLELLYCGKDGVPDERVGGRMMTLIAMDKESFKIASSSLLDEKQRARIEHIIEKSPEFGSSGPSGRKADLLLKNFV